A single Glutamicibacter arilaitensis Re117 DNA region contains:
- a CDS encoding helix-turn-helix transcriptional regulator, giving the protein MKITHSLVMVAMAILEMDRENDGQVWGYALSKRSGVRSGVLYPQLDRLMNEGWLDDHWEERVEGQKRPPRRYYTLTEQGRSNLGTLARKAAAEQRFKGIGVAFA; this is encoded by the coding sequence ATGAAGATCACCCATTCGTTAGTTATGGTCGCCATGGCGATCCTTGAAATGGACCGGGAGAACGACGGTCAAGTATGGGGCTATGCGCTTTCAAAGCGTTCGGGGGTCCGTTCGGGCGTCCTGTATCCACAGTTGGATCGGTTGATGAACGAAGGATGGCTTGATGACCATTGGGAGGAAAGGGTGGAGGGTCAAAAGAGGCCACCCCGCCGTTACTACACCCTTACGGAGCAAGGACGCTCGAATCTTGGCACCCTCGCGCGCAAAGCCGCGGCAGAGCAGCGATTCAAGGGAATTGGGGTGGCTTTCGCGTGA
- a CDS encoding relaxase/mobilization nuclease domain-containing protein, translated as MIAKITRGKNPGDIGAYLHGPGKANEHTYTAAGQRVSGGVVVGSNIGAEGQTDPRWWAGELRKALNTRPEIKNPVWHASLRNTKADRTLTNEEWADVGQSFAEGMGYAEHPWVMVRHGDDHVHIVVSRVSDVGDVWHGRNDRRAAQSACTRLEQENGLEKAPRRRIQPKLAVTAEREEARGKAHALGSHRAVKEAERRELEAHRARIREMREANFPNPPTTRSPSKGIVPVVRPYTPLQPSRDEGRER; from the coding sequence GTGATCGCGAAAATCACGCGGGGTAAGAACCCTGGGGATATTGGAGCGTATTTGCACGGTCCAGGCAAAGCGAATGAACACACCTATACAGCGGCAGGGCAGCGGGTCTCTGGCGGTGTGGTGGTCGGGTCAAATATTGGTGCCGAGGGGCAGACTGATCCGCGGTGGTGGGCTGGTGAGCTGCGTAAGGCGTTGAACACGCGCCCGGAGATCAAGAACCCGGTCTGGCATGCTTCCTTACGCAATACCAAGGCTGATAGGACGCTGACTAATGAAGAATGGGCTGATGTTGGGCAGTCGTTCGCTGAAGGCATGGGCTATGCGGAGCATCCGTGGGTGATGGTGCGTCATGGGGATGACCACGTGCATATCGTGGTCTCACGCGTGAGTGATGTGGGGGATGTCTGGCACGGCCGGAACGACCGCCGGGCCGCGCAGAGCGCCTGCACGCGCCTGGAACAAGAGAACGGCCTGGAGAAGGCTCCACGAAGGCGTATCCAGCCGAAACTGGCCGTCACGGCGGAGCGCGAAGAAGCCAGAGGCAAAGCCCACGCCCTGGGTTCACACAGGGCGGTGAAAGAGGCCGAACGGCGCGAACTGGAAGCACATAGGGCGCGGATTCGGGAGATGCGCGAGGCGAACTTCCCGAACCCACCCACGACCCGCAGCCCGTCAAAGGGCATTGTGCCTGTGGTGCGTCCGTACACACCGCTACAGCCTAGCCGCGATGAAGGTCGAGAACGGTAG
- a CDS encoding plasmid mobilization protein: MALFSRKKTPPASPPNPFVRTPEQEAAWREREAVEAAAAEAARVVYEPRKGGRPTVEHPRTKRVSLSLSDEEHETLATAAGGRRVSVWARERLLESLATEPTPGAGAEVARLRADLGRVGSNLNQLMRAVNSGQTVPSTELLDAVQATREELARVRGELP, encoded by the coding sequence ATGGCTCTGTTTTCTCGGAAGAAAACACCCCCGGCTTCACCGCCTAACCCGTTCGTGCGCACGCCGGAGCAGGAAGCTGCTTGGCGGGAACGGGAAGCCGTGGAGGCTGCTGCGGCCGAGGCTGCGCGGGTGGTTTATGAGCCGCGTAAGGGTGGCCGGCCTACGGTGGAGCACCCGCGCACGAAGCGTGTTTCCCTGTCTTTGTCGGATGAGGAACATGAAACCCTGGCCACTGCGGCTGGGGGCCGGCGGGTGTCAGTGTGGGCGCGGGAACGACTGCTCGAGTCACTGGCCACCGAACCCACCCCGGGCGCTGGGGCGGAAGTGGCGCGGTTGCGCGCGGATCTGGGCCGGGTTGGGTCGAACTTGAACCAGTTGATGCGAGCGGTGAACTCTGGGCAGACCGTGCCCAGTACTGAGCTGCTGGACGCTGTGCAGGCAACGCGGGAGGAATTGGCGCGGGTGCGCGGTGAGCTGCCGTGA